Proteins from one Camelina sativa cultivar DH55 chromosome 8, Cs, whole genome shotgun sequence genomic window:
- the LOC104706579 gene encoding uncharacterized protein LOC104706579: MEDDEAKQRRELQEEDDFNEGRENDFPSHHPPPPSDELFDISTTVDPSYVISLIRKLLPVDLGSEGRRNNHKNANNVVQGLDTCNGGPESMDIGGYNNESTSEEKVTVGSGRETGMVTGSSVEEAWEDHGCVLWDLAASRTHAELMVQNLILEVLHANLMVSESARIREICLGIIGNLACHEGLLQHVESTAGLVNILVGQLFLDDTQCLSEVCRILTTGLSGTGCNFWAECLQSDDILRRVLWIAENTLNPHLIEKSVGLLLGIIEGQPEIGQLLTPSLMTLGLTSLLINLLSFEMSKLTKERIPERYPILDIILRAIEALSASDSHSKEICSSKELFQLVCDLMKLQDKVEVATSCVTAGVLIANMLSETIDFIPELSEDFSFLEGLFSTLPFASDDLEARRAIWNVIARLLARVNESEINTFSLSQYILVLLSNSDIIEDDLLDTQLEDSNEEFQNTLPSQMKSSARTIAIQNIESILNISNTRNENLQEESISGDCSINRSGVKRLLECCHRYIHKLFSISREYKD; encoded by the exons ATGGAAGACGATGAAGCTAAGCAGCGAAGAGAacttcaagaagaagatgattttaaTGAAGGAAGAGAAAACGATTTCCCATCTCATCATCCTCCACCTCCTTCCGATGAA TTGTTCGACATCTCGACTACTGTTGATCCTAGCTATGTTATTTCACTGATAAGGAAGCTTCTTCCAGTTGATTTGGGAAGTGAAGGGCGACGTAACAATCATAAGAATGCTAATAATGTAGTTCAAGGTCTTGACACTTGCAATGGTGGTCCAGAGAGCATGGACATTGGAGGTTACAATAACGAATCCACTTCTGAGGAGAAGGTCACGGTGGGTTCAGGTCGGGAGACGGGAATGGTGACCGGGTCATCAGTGGAAGAAGCTTGGGAAGATCATGGTTGTGTTTTGTGGGATCTTGCTGCTAGTAGAACTCATGCTGAGCTAATG GTACAGAACCTGATTTTAGAAGTTCTTCATGCAAATCTTATGGTTTCAGAATCTGCCCGCATTCGA GAAATCTGTCTCGGGATTATTGGGAACCTTGCTTGCCATGAAGGTCTGTTGCAACATGTAGAGTCTACAGCCGGACTCGTCAATATACTTGTGGGGCAGTTGTTTCTTGATGATACCCAATGCCTAAGTGAAGTTTGTag GATACTCACCACAGGTCTCTCTGGGACTGGGTGTAATTTCTGGGCTGAGTGTTTGCAGTCTGATGATATACTTCGCCGTGTTTTGTGGATTGCGGAAAATACCTTGAATCCACATCTTATTGAGAAG AGTGTAGGGTTATTGTTAGGTATCATAGAAGGTCAACCAGAGATTGGGCAGCTATTGACCCCTTCACTAATGACTTTGGGTTTGACGAGTCTCTTGATCAATCTTCTTTCCTTTGAAATGAGCAAGTTGACGAAAGAAAGAATTCCAGAAAG GTACCCCATCCTTGACATTATTCTCCGAGCTATTGAAGCCCTTTCTGCTTCAGACAGCCATTCTAAAGAGATTTGCTCTAGCAAAGAACTATTTCAGCTAGTCTGTGATCTTATGAAACTTCAGGACAAAGTTGAG GTGGCAACATCTTGTGTTACTGCTGGAGTTTTGATCGCAAATATGCTGTCGGAAACAATCGATTTTATTCCAGAACTATCGGAAG ATTTCTCTTTCTTGGAAGGTTTATTCAGTACTTTACCATTTGCTTCGGATGACTTAGAAGCAAGAAGAGCAATTTGGAATGTTATTGCGAGGTTACTTGCCAGAGTTAATGAGTCTGAGATAAACACATTCTCTCTGAGTCAGTACATATTGGTTCTGTTAAGCAACTCGGATATCATAGAAGATGATCTTCTCGATACCCAACTAGAAGATTCAAACGAGGAGTTCCAAAACACACTCCCTTCCCAGATGAAGTCAAGTGCGCGAACCATTGCC ATACAGAATATTGAATCGATATTAAACATTTCGAATACTCGCAATGAGAATCTGCAGGAGGAAAGCATATCTGGGGACTGCTCTATAAACAGATCTGGTGTTAAAAGGCTATTGGAATGCTGTCACAGATATATCCATAAGCTATTCTCTATCTCTAGAGAGTATAAGGATTGA
- the LOC104706582 gene encoding magnesium transporter MRS2-11, chloroplastic, translating into MALPPSPSTFTPLLNSSDHSPSPSLHNLLPGSSPSFSLHLSALSRRTPIYFEALKALSSSSRSKCLAKSSTTAAEDFVGDYESLNVSDDDGSDSDGGDNGGNDDSKKINSSSSSSSDSTSLGIREPVYEVVEVKATGVISTRKINRRQLLKSSGLRPRDIRSVDPSLFMTNSVPSLLVREHAILLNLGSLRAIAMRDRVLIFDYNRRGGRAFVDTLMPRLNPRSMNGGPSMPFELEAVESALISRIQRLEQRLMDIEPRVQALLEVLPNRLTADILEELRISKQRLVELGSRAGALRQMLLDLLEDPHEIRRICIMGRNCTLRRGDDDLECTLPSEKLIAEEEEEEIEMLLENYLQRCESCHGQAERLLDSAKEMEDSIAVNLSSRRLEVSRFELLLQVGTFCVAVGALIAGIFGMNLRSYLEEQASAFWLTTGGIIIGAAVAFFLMYSYLSRRKIF; encoded by the exons ATGGCGTTACCTCCATCTCCCTCTACGTTCACTCCACTCCTCAATTCCTCTGATCATTCTCCATCTCCGTCTCTCCATAATCTTCTTCCTggatcttctccttccttctctctccACTTATCTGCCCTGAGTAGAAGAACTCCGATCTACTTCGAAGCACTCAAagctttatcatcatcatcgagaTCGAAATGTTTAGCGAAATCCTCAACAACCGCCGCCGAGGATTTCGTCGGCGATTACGAATCCCTAAACGTTAGCGATGACGATGGTAGTGACAGTGACGGAGGAGATAACGGAGGAAACGATGATTCAAAGAAgatcaattcttcttcttcttcttcaagtgaTTCTACGTCTCTGGGAATTCGTGAACCCGTTTATGAG gttGTTGAAGTGAAGGCGACTGGAGTTATATCTACAAGGAAGATTAACAGAAGACAGCTTCTTAAATCCAGTG GTCTGCGTCCAAGAGATATACGAAGCGTTGATCCTTCATTGTTTATGACTAACTCAGTGCCATCTCTCTTG GTTCGTGAACATGCGATTCTGCTCAATTTGGGCTCTCTGCGAGCAATAGCAATGCGAGACCGTGTCCTTATATTTGATTATAACCG GAGAGGAGGAAGGGCTTTTGTAGATACATTGATGCCTCGTCTTAACCCAAGAAGTATGAATGGAGGGCCCTCTATGCCATTTGAACTCGAG GCTGTTGAATCGGCGCTTATCTCAAGGATACAACGATTAGAGCAAAGGCTTATGGACATTGAACCCCGT GTCCAAGCTCTTCTTGAGGTTTTGCCCAACCGCTTAACTGCTGATATATTGGAGGAACTTCGTATTAGTAAACAAAGACTG GTTGAATTAGGCTCCAGAGCTGGAGCTCTTAGACAAATGCTCCTGGATCTTTTAGAGGATCCCCATGAAATACGCCGCATATGCATCATGGGAAGAAACTGCACACTTAGAAGAGGAGACGATGATTTGGAGTGTACGTTACCCTCAGAGAAGCTGATTGCTGAGG aagaagaggaggaaataGAAATGCTCTTGGAGAACTATCTGCAGAG ATGTGAGTCATGCCATGGACAAGCAGAAAGACTTCTGGATTCTGCAAAGGAAATGGAAGACTCAATTGCTGTCAATCTAAG TTCTCGGAGGCTTGAGGTCAGCAGATTTGAGCTGCTTCTTCAGGTCGGTACATTTTGTGTTGCAGTTGGTGCTCTGATCGCAG GTATATTCGGCATGAACTTGAGGTCCTATCTTGAGGAACAAGCT TCTGCATTCTGGCTAACAACGGGTGGAATCATCATAGGCGCTGCAGTCGCCTTCTTCCTCATGTATTCGTATCTCAGTAGACGCAAAATATTTTGA
- the LOC104706581 gene encoding SRSF protein kinase 1 has product MADEKNGGRLSDASDYSSEDEGTEDYRRGGYHTVRVGDTFKNGSYVIQSKLGWGHFSTVWLSWDTHNSRYVALKIQKSAQHYTEAAMDEIKILKQIAEGDEEDNKCVVKLLDHFKHAGPNGNHVCMVFEYLGDNLLSVIKYSDYRGVPLHMVKEICFHILVGLDYLHRKLSIIHTDIKPENILLCSTIDPEADARKAGTPLVLPTAKDKNVPERQAEKDKPKSYTYGADLTKNQKKKIRKKAKKVEGSEENERDSNSEARSNGASTVEGLEESSERVKDAENDSQKSRGNRRGSRSTRQKLLADVDRKCKLVDFGNACWTYKQFTSDIQTRQYRCPEVVLGSKYSTSADMWSFACICFELATGDVLFDPHSGENFERDEDHLALMMELLGVMPRKIALGGRHSRDFFNRQGELRHIRRLRFWPLSKVLTDKYDFSEEDAIAMQDFIIPILGYVPEKRPTAAQCLTHPWMNPVPRSLKPSSSPQNPEEEEASDENKTKEKDEREAMEVGVGNIAIDGSEPKTSAREGRQSARDLRT; this is encoded by the exons ATGGCGGATGAGAAGAACGGTGGACGTCTGAGTGACGCTAGTGACTACTCGTCAGAGGACGAAGGAACAGAGGATTACAGGAGAGGAGGCTACCATACGGTTCGAGTCGGTGATACTTTCAAGAATGGATCTTATGTCATTCAGAGCAAGCTCGGTTGGGGACATTTCTCCACTGTTTGGCTTTCTTGGGACACTCACAACTCT AGATACGTAGCTTTGAAAATCCAGAAGAGTGCTCAGCATTATACTGAGGCAGCCATGGACGAGATAAAGATATTAAAACAGATCGCAGAAGGTGATGAGGAAGACAACAAGTGTGTTGTGAAGCTTCTTGATCATTTCAAGCACGCAGGCCCTAATGGGAACCATGTTTGTATGGTCTTTGAGTATTTGGGAGATAACCTCTTGTCTGTTATCAAGTACAGTGATTACCGAGGGGTTCCTCTTCACATGGTTAAAGAGAtctgttttcatattttagttGGTTTGGATTATCTTCACCGCAAACTCTCCATTATTCATACTGATATCAAGCCGGAGAATATTCTGCTTTGTTCCACCATTGACCCTGAAGCAGATGCTAGGAAAGCAGGTACTCCTCTTGTACTTCCAACCGCGAAGGACAAGAATGTTCCTGAGAGACAGGCTGAGAAAGACAAACCCAAGAGTTACACTTATGGTGCGGATTTGACTAAGaatcagaaaaagaagattCGTAAGAAAGCTAAGAAAGTGGAAGGTTCAGAGGAAAATGAGAGAGATTCTAACTCTGAGGCAAGATCGAACGGAGCTTCAACTGTGGAGGGGTTGGAAGAGAGTTCGGAAAGAGTAAAAGATGCAGAGAATGATAGTCAAAAGAGTCGGGGAAATAGGAGAGGAAGTCGATCCACGAGGCAAAAGTTACTAGCGGATGTTGATCGGAAATGCAAGTTGGTAGATTTTGGGAATGCTTGTTGGACTTATAAACAGTTTACGAGTGATATTCAGACGAGACAGTACCGGTGTCCTGAGGTTGTTCTTGGCTCAAAATATTCAACCTCTGCTGATATGTGGTCATTTGCTTGCATTTGTTTTGAGCTTGCCACCGGAGATGTTCTATTCGATCCTCACAGTGGTGAAAACTTTGAGCGGGATGAG GATCACTTGGCATTGATGATGGAGCTTCTTGGGGTGATGCCAAGAAAG ATTGCATTAGGCGGACGCCATTCGCGAGATTTCTTCAACCGACAGGGTGAACTGAGGCACATCAGGAGGTTACGGTTTTGGCCACTTAGCAAGGTCTTAACGGATAAATATGACTTTAGCGAGGAAGATGCAATTGCTATGCAAGATTTCATCATTCCTATTCTTGGATATGTACCTGAGAAGAGACCAACGGCTGCTCAGTGCCTAACACACCCATGGATGAATCCGGTCCCTAGATCATTGAAACCGTCATCGAGTCCACAAAatcccgaagaagaagaagcatcagaTGAGAATAAAACGAAGGAAAAGGATGAGAGGGAAGCGATGGAGGTTGGTGTTGGGAACATCGCCATTGATGGTTCAGAACCAAAGACCTCAGCAAGAGAAGGTCGTCAATCTGCTCGTGACCTTCGCACTTGA